GACGATTTCCATCGGATCGAGATCGTAGAACTGCACCTGCAATTCCACTTCGGCCGACCAGCGGCTGCGCGGTTTGTCGTTGCGTATCGTCATGTTCTTACTCGTACAGCTGCCAGTGCTGCAGGCGCAGGCGTTCCAGCAAGCGGCGCAGATCGGGTTCCAGCATGCGGTCTTCGCGGATGACGTCGATATCCACAGCCAGCAACTCCATCATCTGCTGCAACTTCTGTTGCGGCTGGGCCGCGCCCTCCTGGCGGCTGCGCAGCCAGACGCCCTGGCGCACGCTGATCAGCAAGGCCGCCACCACCTGCTCGGTCAATTGCAGCACGCGCAGGCAATCGCGGGCGGCGATGGTGCCCATGCTGACCTTGTCCTGGTTATGGCATTCGGTGGAACGGGAAAACACCGAAGCCGGCATGGTTTGCTTGAGCGCTTCCGCAGTCCAGGCGGAAGCGCTGATCTGCAAGGCTTTCAAACCGTGGTTGATGCTGGCGCGCGACCCTTCCGCGCCGGACAGGTTAGCCGGCAAGCCGTGGTTGTAGCGGCTGTCGACCAGCAAGGCCATCTGCCGGTCCAGCAGGTCGGCGACATTGGCCACCGCATTCTTCATGCTGTCCATGGCGAAGGCGATGTGGCCGCCGTAGAAATGGCCGCCGTGCAGCACGCGTTCGTTTTCGCCATCGATGATGGGATTGTCGTTGGCGCTGTTGAGTTCGTTTTCAATCGATTCGCGCATCCACGGCAAAGCGTCCGCCAGCACGCCGATCACATGCGGTGCGCAGCGGATCGAATAGCGGTCCTGCAGACGCTTCTGATTGCGCGGGGCATCGCTGGTCGGCAGATCCTGGCGCAGCCAGGCCGCCACCTGCTGCTGGCCGGCATGCGGCTTGACGGCAAACAGGGTTTCGTCAAAGTGATGGGCGTTGCCGTCGAGGGCAAAGCTGGCCATGGCGGTGATGCGGGTGGCGATGCGCACCAGGTATGCGGCGCGGTCATAGGCCAGGCAAGCCAGGGCTGTCATCACCGCGGTGCCGTTCATGATCGCCAGCCCTTCTTTCGGCCGCAGGCGCAGCGGCGTGATGCCGGCCGTGGCCAGGGCTTCGGCGGCAGGCACCTTGGCGCCATCGCGCCAGACTTCGCGCTCGCCGCACAGCACGGCGGCCAGGTAGGACAAGGGCGTCAGGTCGCCGCTGGCGCCGACCGAGCCTTCGGACGGGATCAGCGGCAGCAAGTCTTCTTGCAGCAGATGCGTGATCTGCTCCAGCAAACCAACGCTGACGCCGGAATAACCTTTGCTGAGCGATGCCAGCCGCGCGGCCATGATGGCGCGCGTCTGCGGCGGGTTGAACAGCTCGCCCAGGCCGCAGCCGTGATAGGTGTACAGGTGATGCGGCAGCTCGGGGATCAGTTCGGCCGGCACGTTGACGGTGCAGGAGTCGCCATAACCGGTGGTGACGCCGTAGATGGTGCCGTCCTCGCGCAGCAAGCGGTCCAGGAAATCGGCGCCGCGGGTAATCGCGGCACGGAACGCCGGCGCCTCGGACAGAGTCACCCGCGCCTCGCCTGCGGCGATGGCTACGATATCTTCAATCGTCAGGCGTCCCTGGTCGAAACAGATGGCGCGGCGTCCGTCTGCAGCGGCCGGCAGAGGGAGATCTTTCAGTTCAGCGAGATGCATCTTTATATCCAGATAATTGCCAGAAGTCGTAGAAATTGAACCATTGCAGCGGAGCTCTCAGGCAAAAGTGCTCCAGCCTTGCCGCGTAGGCGGCCGCCAGTTCATTGAGGATCAGGTCGCGCTCCTTGCGCGGCAGCCGGATGGTTTCCCGGAACAGTTCGAAATGGCATTCGGAGTGGCCGTTTTTGGTCATCGAAAACAGCAGATAGACCGGGCATTGCAGCAAGCTGGCGAGCACATAGGGGCCGACCGGAAAGGCTGCGGTTTTACCGAGGAAGGAGGCGCGCGCCACCCGCGGCGCAGCTGATACCGGAATGCGGTCGCCGGCAATGGCGACGAATTCGCCGCGCCCGACCTTTTCCGCCAGGATCATGGCGGTAGCCGGCGTCATCTCGCTGACCTGCATCAAGTTAAGCTGGCTGTCCGGATCGAGTTTGGCCAGCAAGCGGTTGAAGGCTTGCGCGTGCTTGGTGTGCACCAGCACGGTGATCCGCAGCGCCTGCCGCTGCCGGGACAGCACCCGGCACAATTCCAGGTTGCCCAGGTGTGCGCAGATCAGCAGACCACCGCGCTGCGCCTGTATGTTCTCCAGCATCTGTTCGCGGCCGAATGAAACGACCTCGGCAGTCTTGAACAGGCCGCCCCAGAGCAGCATCTTGTCGAGGATGTTTTCAGCAAAGGAAGCGAAATGCTGGAACACGCCGCGCAGGCCTGGCCGGATCCGGTTGATCCGGCCGACCGCCGGATCGAAGGTGCACAAGCGCTGTAAATAAGTCATGGAGGCACGCCGAGCCGCCGGCTTGCTCAGCAAATACCAGCCCAGCACCGGATACAAGGCGATGCGGAAAGGCCAGCGGCCGGCAATGCGGTAAACCCAGAACAGCAGCCGCATGCCGCCGACAAAGCTGGCTTCATTGATCTGCGCCCAATGCTGCTGCGCTTGCTGCGTGCTCATGCCGCACCTCGCCTGGGCAACAGGCGGCGCGCCAGCAAACGCGGTGCGCGCCACAGCATGCCGAAGAACAGCGTCGCATGCAGGCGCGAGATCAGGAGATTGTCGAGGCCGGCGCGGAAATGCGAGACGCCGTCCAGCGGATAGGCAACCCGGGTCGGCAGATTGACGATGGCGACGCCGTCCCAGTACAAGCGCACCAGCACTTCGATATCGAAATTCATGCGTTCACCCAGTTGCCTGCGCTGCGCCAGGCGGATCAGGGACGGCAAGGGATAGACACGGAAGCCGCACATCGAATCCTTGATATCCAGCGACAAGGTGTTGATCCAGACCCATACATGGGTCAGATAGCGGGCATACAAGCGTAGGGTGGGCACGCTGTCGTCGTATTGCGGACAACCGGCGATCAGGCTGTTTGGCGCGGCGGCGGCATGCTGCAGGAAACGCGGGATGTCGTCGGTGCAATGCTGGCCGTCGGCATCGATTTGCAGCGCATGGCTGAAGCCGGCAGCGGCGGCATGCTGGACGCCGGTCAATACCGCCCCGCCCTTGCCGCGGTTGACGGCATGGCGCAGCAAGGTGATGCGCTGCGGATCGGCGCCGGCCAGCGCATCGAGCACCGCGGCGCATGAAGCCGAACTGGCATCGTCCACCAGCACGCACGGCAAGTCGTGGGCCAGCACCGCGGCCACTACCGCGCCGATAGCATGTTCGTGGTTGTACACCGGGATCACGGCGCAAGGCGTGAATTGCCCCGGATCGGCCCCGATACCGGGTTCAGCAAGATATTCAGCCCGAGACATGGGCGCCTCCAAAAGCGATACGGCCGCCGGCATGCTGGCCGGCGGCAGAGAACATGCGGAATGACAAGCTGCTTTTTTGCAGGTCGTGCTGCAGCTCCAGCTGCACCACCATGCCAGGCGTAATCACGCGCTGGAACTTCAGCGCCTGCATGCCCAGGAATTGCGGCGCCAGTGCAAAATATTCGCGGCCGTAGCTGACAGCCCAGTCGACCTGCACCACGCCAGGCAGGATCGGCGCCTCGGCGAAATGGCCGTCGAAGTACAAGAGATCGGCCGGCACTGCCAGCTCCAGCAATACCCTGAGCGGCTCCTGCTCCAGCAGGCGTGTAGCCGGCAAGATGGGCCGCTTGATTGCCACAGGCGCTTCCGGCGATTCCAGCAGCGCCAGCAAATCGGCGCGGGTGGTCTTGCCCTGCGAATTGAACGGCAAGGCTTCCAGATAACGCCAGCTGCGCGGCAGCGCCACCGGCTCGACCGCGTGCGCCATGCCGTCGCGCAGCTGACGGTTCAAGGCCAGCTTGCCTTGCGCCGCCAGAATCTGGCTGCCAAGCGCGGACAGCACCACGAAAGCGGCAATCCGCTGGCGCGGCTGGGATGCCGATTGATCCAGCAGCAGGACTTTGGCATCGGCCACCGCGGCCTGCGCCTTGAGCTGGCGTTCCAGGGCATCCAGGGAAATACGCTTCTCTTCGACTTTGACAATCCGGTCCACTCTTCCCTGCAGACGGAAGCGCCGCTGGTCGAGCGCTTGCACTTGGTCGGCCATTGCATACCATTCCATATCCGGCAGATGCGGCGAACGGATTTCCAGCAGTTCCTGGCCGGCCGCTACGCGCCATGCAATCGCCGGCATCACCTGCCAGCTGTCATCGTCGCTGCTGCGCTGGCGCCAGGCGACGCCGCCGGTTTCCGAACTGCCATACACTTCAATCGGGACCGATCCCAGCAAGCGCCCTGCTTCGGCCGCCACTTCCGGCGGCAGCGGGCCGCCGGAGGAAAAGATGGCGCGCATGGCAGCCAGTGATGAAGCGTTCTGCGTGGAAGCCAGCTCGGCCGGCAGCCGTTTCAGATGGGCCGGGCTGGAAATCAGGACAAACGAACGGCCAGCCGCCTGCAGCTCTTCCAGGTAATTGATCTGCTGCGCATGTATCGCGCGCCGCTGACTCACGGGCCATAGCACCTTGAACAGCAAGCCGTAGATATGCTGGTGCGAGACGGTGGCGAAGATGCCGGCGTCGCCGATGCGTTCGCCGAACAGTTGTTCGAGGGTAGCCACTTCCGTAGCCAGCTGCGACAGGAATTTCGGCACCGCTTGCGGTTCGCCGGTACTGCCGGAGGTGAAGATCATCAATCCTGGAAAATCCGGCTGCAGCGCCTTGAAGCCATGCTTTATGGGCTGCTCGCTTGTGGCGGCGATTGTCAATGGCGCATATTGCGGCGGGAATTCGCCGAGGTAACCGTCCACCAGCGCGTCCAGATTGGCGCAGGTGGCGGGCAGCACGTCGCCCGGCAGATAAACCGTCTTGCCGGCCTGCCAGGCGCCAAACAGGATGCTCGCAAAATGCGCGCTGTCGCTGGAGTACAGGGCGAAGCGGCTGCCAGGCTGGCGCGCCAGCATATCGCGCCAGGCGGCAGCCTGCGCCAGAAAATAATCCCAGCTCAGCGCGCGGCCGTCGCGCCAGGCGAACGGCCGTTCATCAGCGCAGCCAGAGGGCGCGCTCAGCAGTGTCAGCAGATTGCGCGGATCAGACATGCTGGCCGTCCTGCCGCAGGCTGGCTTGCGCTTCAAGCCGGGAATGGCGGCGCTTGACCAGCATGCGCACCAGGTATTCGCCGGCGAACAGGCAGCCCATCAGCACGTAGGCCACTACGCCGTTGTACAAAGACCAGAGTGCGGCCGAAGCCCACAGCGCGGTGGCCAGCGCCAGTCCGCCATTGAGGACAAAAAAGCCGCACCATACCTGGGTCACGCGGCGCGTATAGGCAACCGCATAAGCAGGTAAAGCGGGATCGCTCAGGCGCGCCATGCGTTCGATGATCGATGGCGGCACGTACAGGCTATAGCTGAACAAGGCCAGCATGCCAAGATTGACCAGCACCGGATACAGCTTCAAGGGCAGCAAGGCATTGTTCCAGATCGCCACCGCTGCCAGCAGCAAGGCGCCGGCCAGCCACCAACGGCTGGCGCGGTTGATCTTCAGCGTCGGCAAGCGTGTTGCCGCCGCCAGCACCAGCAGCAGGGCCAGCAGGCGCGGCTCGACATGGCCGTGTCCCAGCCAGATCGCGAGCGGATAGAGCAAGGTGACCAGCACGCTGACGGCGGTCGGCACAAGGCGCCAGAAATTCTGCACGATATTCCTAGTGGGCTGTAACAGCCGAATCGAGAGTGAAGGACGCGTATCCGGCGCGCAGGGCAAGGCGCACAGCGGAGCAATAGCAGGACTATTGCGAGCATGTGCAACGCTGCCATGCGCGTCGGATACGTGGCAGGCGCTCTTGATTTGGCTGTTAGAGTCCACTGGCGCCTTAGCCGGCATCCTCTGCCAGCAAGGCAGCCAATGCATCGACCACGTCTTGCACCGTGCGCACCGCCTTGAACACATCCGGCTGCAAGCGCTTGCCGGTCAGCTGCTTGAGCTTGACCACCAGATCCACGGCATCGATGCTATCGATATCCAGATCGGTATACAGATTGGCTTGCGGCGTTACCTTGTCCTTGTCGATCTCGAACATTTCATGCAGCACATTCACCAGCCACAGGTAGATCTCTTCCTTGCTCATCGAATTGGTCAACATCGTCACACCGTCATTTCTTTCTATTGCTGGCGATCATCGTGGCCAGCGTGCGCACTGAAGCAAAATGATTACGGGTCTCGGTCGAATCCGCCGACAACGAGATGCCGTATCGCTTTTGGATCGCCACGCCGAGTTCCAGCGCATCGATCGAGTCGAGGCCGAGGCCGTCGACGAACAACGGCGCATCGTTAACGATGTCGGCCGGAGTGATATCTTCCAACTGCAGGACATCGATGATGACCTGCTTTACTTCTTCTTCAAGCTGCTGCATGGACTTGGCTTTCTTTCCTAAAATAATCCTGCAAATACGCGGTCAAATGCCTGGCAGCCAATACTTCGCTGCCGGATCTGGCAAGAAACTCGTGAACGTCGATATCGTCTTTTACTTCAATGCTGAAATGCGCGGCGACCGGAGGCACCTGCCACCATTTGGCGCCCTTGCCCAAGGTCGGCGGCAAGCACCGGATCACCACCGGCGTCACGTTCGACAGGCTGCGCACCGCGATGTTGGCAGCGCCGCGCTTCAGATTGATCTGGCCGTCGCCGGCAGTGCGCGTGCCTTCCGGAAAGATGATCAGGTTGCTGCCGCGCCGCAAGGAAGTGATGCAGCTTTCCACCAGGCCATTGCCGTCGTCGTTGCTGATGTAGCCGGCGGCGTTCACCGGTCCGCGCGTGAACGGGTTGTCCCACAGCCGTCCCTTGACGATGCAGTCGGCGCGCTTGACGAAGGCCATCAGGAATACCGTATCGATCAAGGTCGGATGATTGGCCAGGATCAGCAAACCTTGCCGCTCCAGGCGTTCCAGGCCGCTGATATCGTAATTCAGCACGCCGAGCCAGCGCATGAGGCCGACAAAGCCGCGGAACACCCAGCGAATCACCCGGCGCGCGATCAGCCGGCGCAACTGGTGTTCCCAGATGATCAGATTCAGCAGTGGAAACACCAAAGCGCGCAAGATCAGGCCGCCGATGGCGAACACCACGAAACTGGCGCCGGTGGCCAGCACCCGCCAATAGCGGTTGAGGCGCTTAAGCATGCTGTCCCCGCAGCCGCTGCCAGCGCCAGCGTTGCTTATCCACAGTACGCAGCAGTTCGGCTTGCCGGCGCAGATAAAATGCCAGCAACTCCAGGCCGGCTGGTTGGCGCGCGCCCTCAGCATCTTCGCTGCCTGACCCGGCCGTGTTTGACTCTTTGCTTGACTCTTGTTGCATGG
The sequence above is a segment of the Collimonas sp. PA-H2 genome. Coding sequences within it:
- a CDS encoding phosphopantetheine-binding protein, translated to MQQLEEEVKQVIIDVLQLEDITPADIVNDAPLFVDGLGLDSIDALELGVAIQKRYGISLSADSTETRNHFASVRTLATMIASNRKK
- a CDS encoding acyltransferase; this translates as MSTQQAQQHWAQINEASFVGGMRLLFWVYRIAGRWPFRIALYPVLGWYLLSKPAARRASMTYLQRLCTFDPAVGRINRIRPGLRGVFQHFASFAENILDKMLLWGGLFKTAEVVSFGREQMLENIQAQRGGLLICAHLGNLELCRVLSRQRQALRITVLVHTKHAQAFNRLLAKLDPDSQLNLMQVSEMTPATAMILAEKVGRGEFVAIAGDRIPVSAAPRVARASFLGKTAAFPVGPYVLASLLQCPVYLLFSMTKNGHSECHFELFRETIRLPRKERDLILNELAAAYAARLEHFCLRAPLQWFNFYDFWQLSGYKDASR
- the hutH gene encoding histidine ammonia-lyase; translated protein: MHLAELKDLPLPAAADGRRAICFDQGRLTIEDIVAIAAGEARVTLSEAPAFRAAITRGADFLDRLLREDGTIYGVTTGYGDSCTVNVPAELIPELPHHLYTYHGCGLGELFNPPQTRAIMAARLASLSKGYSGVSVGLLEQITHLLQEDLLPLIPSEGSVGASGDLTPLSYLAAVLCGEREVWRDGAKVPAAEALATAGITPLRLRPKEGLAIMNGTAVMTALACLAYDRAAYLVRIATRITAMASFALDGNAHHFDETLFAVKPHAGQQQVAAWLRQDLPTSDAPRNQKRLQDRYSIRCAPHVIGVLADALPWMRESIENELNSANDNPIIDGENERVLHGGHFYGGHIAFAMDSMKNAVANVADLLDRQMALLVDSRYNHGLPANLSGAEGSRASINHGLKALQISASAWTAEALKQTMPASVFSRSTECHNQDKVSMGTIAARDCLRVLQLTEQVVAALLISVRQGVWLRSRQEGAAQPQQKLQQMMELLAVDIDVIREDRMLEPDLRRLLERLRLQHWQLYE
- a CDS encoding glycosyltransferase family 2 protein; this translates as MSRAEYLAEPGIGADPGQFTPCAVIPVYNHEHAIGAVVAAVLAHDLPCVLVDDASSASCAAVLDALAGADPQRITLLRHAVNRGKGGAVLTGVQHAAAAGFSHALQIDADGQHCTDDIPRFLQHAAAAPNSLIAGCPQYDDSVPTLRLYARYLTHVWVWINTLSLDIKDSMCGFRVYPLPSLIRLAQRRQLGERMNFDIEVLVRLYWDGVAIVNLPTRVAYPLDGVSHFRAGLDNLLISRLHATLFFGMLWRAPRLLARRLLPRRGAA
- a CDS encoding 1-acyl-sn-glycerol-3-phosphate acyltransferase — encoded protein: MLKRLNRYWRVLATGASFVVFAIGGLILRALVFPLLNLIIWEHQLRRLIARRVIRWVFRGFVGLMRWLGVLNYDISGLERLERQGLLILANHPTLIDTVFLMAFVKRADCIVKGRLWDNPFTRGPVNAAGYISNDDGNGLVESCITSLRRGSNLIIFPEGTRTAGDGQINLKRGAANIAVRSLSNVTPVVIRCLPPTLGKGAKWWQVPPVAAHFSIEVKDDIDVHEFLARSGSEVLAARHLTAYLQDYFRKESQVHAAA
- a CDS encoding AMP-binding protein; translation: MSDPRNLLTLLSAPSGCADERPFAWRDGRALSWDYFLAQAAAWRDMLARQPGSRFALYSSDSAHFASILFGAWQAGKTVYLPGDVLPATCANLDALVDGYLGEFPPQYAPLTIAATSEQPIKHGFKALQPDFPGLMIFTSGSTGEPQAVPKFLSQLATEVATLEQLFGERIGDAGIFATVSHQHIYGLLFKVLWPVSQRRAIHAQQINYLEELQAAGRSFVLISSPAHLKRLPAELASTQNASSLAAMRAIFSSGGPLPPEVAAEAGRLLGSVPIEVYGSSETGGVAWRQRSSDDDSWQVMPAIAWRVAAGQELLEIRSPHLPDMEWYAMADQVQALDQRRFRLQGRVDRIVKVEEKRISLDALERQLKAQAAVADAKVLLLDQSASQPRQRIAAFVVLSALGSQILAAQGKLALNRQLRDGMAHAVEPVALPRSWRYLEALPFNSQGKTTRADLLALLESPEAPVAIKRPILPATRLLEQEPLRVLLELAVPADLLYFDGHFAEAPILPGVVQVDWAVSYGREYFALAPQFLGMQALKFQRVITPGMVVQLELQHDLQKSSLSFRMFSAAGQHAGGRIAFGGAHVSG
- a CDS encoding acyl carrier protein; protein product: MSKEEIYLWLVNVLHEMFEIDKDKVTPQANLYTDLDIDSIDAVDLVVKLKQLTGKRLQPDVFKAVRTVQDVVDALAALLAEDAG